In Dromiciops gliroides isolate mDroGli1 chromosome 5, mDroGli1.pri, whole genome shotgun sequence, the following are encoded in one genomic region:
- the LOC122728751 gene encoding olfactory receptor 6B1, which produces MDVENQTMVTEFILVGFPGSRTMRGLVFLMFLLAYMLTVSENVIIILLVQRNRPLHKPMYFFLANLSFLETWYISVTVPKLLFSFWSLSNSISFSHCMTQLYFFIALMCTECVLLAAMAYDRYVAICRPLHYPTIMSHGLCFRLALGSWTIGFGISLAKIYFISRLSFCGPNVINHFFCDISPVLNLSCTDMSMAELVDFVLALIIFLFPLSITVLSYGCILVTVLKMPTGKQKAFSTCASHLVVVTVFYSATIFMYARPRAIHAFNMNKVISIFYAIVTPALNPFIYCLRNREVKEALKKLTCVQDT; this is translated from the coding sequence GTTTATTCTGGTTGGGTTCCCAGGGAGCAGGACCATGCGTGGGCTGGTGTTCCTGATGTTCCTCTTGGCCTACATGCTGACAGTATCAGAGAATGTGATCATCATCCTTTTGGTGCAAAGGAATAGGCCGCTCCACAAACCAATGTACTTCTTCTTGGCTAACCTTTCCTTCCTGGAGACCTGGTACATCTCTGTCACTGTGCCCAAGCTGCTATTCAGTTTCTGGTCTCTGAGCAACAGCATCTCTTTCTCCCACTGCATGACTCAACTCTACTTTTTCATTGCACTTATGTGTACTGAGTGTGTACTCCTGGCTGCCATGGCATATGACCGCTATGTGGCCATTTGCCGCCCACTCCATTATCCCACAATCATGAGCCATGGCCTCTGTTTCCGCCTGGCCCTAGGATCTtggaccattggatttggcatcTCCTTGGCCAAGATCTACTTCATCTCCCGCCTTAGTTTCTGTGGCCCCAATGTCATCAACCATTTCTTTTGTGACATCTCTCCTGTGCTCAATCTGTCCTGCACAGATATGTCCATGGCTGAACTGGTAGATTTTGTTCTAGCattaatcatctttctttttccattatctATTACAGTGTTGTCCTATGGATGCATTCTGGTTACAGTTCTAAAAATGCCCACaggaaagcaaaaagctttcTCTACTTGTGCCTCACATCTTGTGGTGGTCACTGTTTTCTACTCAGCCACCATCTTCATGTATGCCCGGCCTCGTGCCATCCATGCCTTCAACATGAACAAAGTCATTTCTATCTTCTATGCCATTGTCACCCCAGCCCTTAATCCTTTCATCTATTGCCTAAGGAACCGAGAAGTCAAGGAGGCTCTGAAAAAGTTGACCTGTGTCCAGGATACCTGA